A stretch of Dasypus novemcinctus isolate mDasNov1 chromosome 14, mDasNov1.1.hap2, whole genome shotgun sequence DNA encodes these proteins:
- the KCNV1 gene encoding potassium voltage-gated channel subfamily V member 1: MELPPRGRALLDSPLDSCSLTSLDSSVFCSEGEVEPLTLGDCFTVNVGGSRFLLSQQALSCFPHTRLGKLAVVVASCRRRGALAAVPSPLELCDDANPVDNEYFFDRSSQAFRYVLHYYRTGRLHVMEQLCALSFLQEIQYWGIDELSIDSCCRDRYFRRKELSETLDFKKDTEDQESQHESEQDFSQGPCPTARQKLWNILEKPGSSTAARIFGVISIIFVVVSIINMALMSAELSWLDLQLLEILEYVCISWFTGEFVLRFLCVRDRCHFLRKVPNVIDLLAILPFYITLLVESLSGSQTTQELENVGRIVQVLRLLRALRMLKLGRHSTGLRSLGMTITQCYEEVGLLLLFLSVGISIFSTVEYFAEQSIPDTTFTSVPCAWWWATTSMTTVGYGDIRPDTTMGKIVAFMCILSGILVLALPIAIINDRFSACYFTLKLKEAAVRQREALKKLTKNIATDSYISVNLRDVYARSIMEMLRLKGRERASTRSSGGDDFWF, translated from the exons ATGGAGCTGCCTCCCCGCGGCCGAGCACTGCTAGACTCGCCCCTGGACAGCTGTTCCCTGACCTCGCTGGACTCCAGCGTCTTCTGCAGCGAGGGCGAAGTGGAGCCCCTGACGCTCGGGGACTGCTTCACGGTCAACGTGGGTGGCAGCCGCTTTTTGCTCTCGCAGCAGGCGCTGTCCTGCTTCCCGCACACGCGCCTGGGCAAGCTGGCCGTGGTGGTGGCCTCCTGTCGCCGCCGTGGAGCCCTGGCAGCCGTGCCCAGCCCCTTGGAGCTCTGCGACGACGCCAACCCCGTGGACAATGAGTACTTCTTCGACCGCAGCTCGCAGGCATTCCGCTACGTCCTGCACTACTACCGCACCGGCCGCCTGCACGTCATGGAGCAGCTGTGCGCGCTTTCTTTCCTCCAGGAGATCCAGTACTGGGGCATCGACGAGCTCAGCATCGACTCCTGCTGCAGGGACAG ATACTTCAGGAGAAAAGAGCTGAGTGAAACTTTAGACTTTAAGAAGGACACAGAAGACCAGGAAAGTCAACATGAGAGCGAGCAGGATTTCTCACAAGGACCTTGTCCCACTGCCCGCCAGAAGCTCTGGAACATCTTGGAGAAACCTGGGTCTTCCACAGCTGCCCGAATCTTTGGCGTCATCTCCATCATCTTCGTGGTGGTGTCCATCATCAATATGGCCTTGATGTCAGCCGAGCTGAGCTGGCTGGACCTGCAGCTACTGGAAATCCTGGAGTACGTGTGCATTAGCTGGTTCACCGGGGAGTTTGTCCTGCGCTTCCTGTGTGTGCGGGACAGGTGCCACTTCCTGAGGAAAGTGCCCAACGTCATAGATCTCCTTGCCATCTTGCCCTTCTACATCACCCTTCTGGTGGAGAGCCTGAGCGGCAGCCAGACCACACAGGAGCTGGAAAACGTGGGACGCATTGTCCAGGTTTTgaggctgctcagggctctgcGCATGCTAAAGCTGGGCAGACATTCCACAG GATTACGCTCACTTGGGATGACAATCACCCAATGTTATGAAGAGGTCGGCCTGTTGCTCCTATTTCTGTCTGTGGGGATTTCTATATTTTCAACTGTGGAATATTTTGCTGAGCAAAGCATTCCTGACACAACCTTCACAAGTGTTCCTTGTGCATGGTGGTGGGCCACAACATCCATGACCACTGTGGGATATGGGGACATTAGACCAGACACCACCATGGGCAAAATTGTGGCCTTTATGTGTATATTATCGGGAATCCTTGTCTTGGCCTTGCCCATTGCTATTATTAACGACCGCTTCTCTGCTTGCTACTTCACCTTGAAACTCAAGGAAGCGGCTGTTAGACAACGTGAAGCTCTGAAGAAGCTCACCAAAAATATAGCCACTGACTCATATATCAGCGTTAACTTGAGAGATGTCTATGCTCGAAGTATCATGGAGATGCTTCGATTAAAAGGTAGAGAAAGAGCAAGTACTAGGAGTAGTGGAGGAGATGATTTCTGGTTTTGA